One Paenibacillus crassostreae DNA segment encodes these proteins:
- a CDS encoding nucleoside recognition domain-containing protein, with amino-acid sequence MINTIWLALILIGFVFAAVSGNVEIVTTAAFEGAKTGVSVCFGLISVLVFWMGMMRIAEDSGLLKKIAKILSPLVTFLFPDVPRDHPALGYILSNMSANLLGLGNAATPMGIKAMQELQTLNPDKDVASPAMCTLLALNTASITLIPTTLIAIRMNYNSASPTDIVGTTLVATFIATVAAILADRWCRRWNLHRDRTPPMKGIPSKPSMKG; translated from the coding sequence ATGATAAATACAATCTGGCTTGCACTTATTCTTATTGGATTTGTATTCGCAGCTGTGTCGGGGAATGTTGAAATTGTGACAACAGCAGCCTTTGAAGGTGCGAAGACAGGTGTGAGCGTTTGTTTCGGACTTATTAGTGTGTTGGTGTTCTGGATGGGGATGATGAGGATTGCTGAAGACTCGGGACTTTTGAAGAAGATTGCCAAAATCTTAAGTCCACTTGTTACTTTCTTGTTTCCCGATGTACCTCGTGACCATCCTGCATTAGGATATATTCTGTCTAATATGAGTGCCAATCTACTTGGCCTAGGTAATGCAGCTACTCCAATGGGAATAAAGGCTATGCAAGAACTACAAACGCTTAATCCTGATAAAGATGTCGCAAGCCCTGCTATGTGCACATTACTTGCTCTCAACACTGCCAGCATTACTCTCATACCCACTACACTTATTGCAATTCGTATGAATTATAACTCAGCGAGTCCAACGGATATTGTAGGGACCACTTTGGTAGCTACGTTCATTGCTACTGTTGCTGCAATATTGGCGGACCGATGGTGCAGAAGATGGAATCTACATCGTGATCGTACACCACCTATGAAAGGTATTCCTTCTAAGCCGAGTATGAAAGGATGA
- a CDS encoding pseudouridine synthase, whose amino-acid sequence MERLQKILAQAGVASRRKCEDLIVAGKVEVNGETVTTLGTKADPDQDIITVNGKPIRNEKKVYIVMNKPKGVITSASDPEGRKIVSDYLRDVKERVYPVGRLDYDTEGLIILTNDGEFANLLTHPKHHVPKTYMAIVKGVPHGDDLDKLRAGIKLEDGMTAPAEVEYKDIDTAKNEATISITIYEGRNRQVRRMFEAISHPVIKLKRIAFGDLLLHNLKRGLFRHLTKDEIEDLLKLAKSPKSPKK is encoded by the coding sequence ATGGAAAGATTACAGAAAATTTTAGCACAAGCAGGGGTAGCATCGCGACGTAAATGTGAAGATTTGATCGTTGCAGGTAAAGTGGAAGTTAACGGAGAGACCGTAACTACGCTAGGAACGAAGGCGGACCCCGACCAAGATATCATTACGGTAAATGGAAAGCCGATTCGCAATGAGAAGAAGGTCTACATTGTAATGAACAAACCTAAAGGTGTCATAACTAGTGCTTCCGACCCTGAAGGCCGTAAGATTGTATCAGATTATTTAAGAGATGTTAAAGAAAGAGTATACCCTGTGGGCAGGCTTGATTATGACACAGAGGGATTGATCATTCTTACGAATGATGGAGAGTTCGCTAATTTGTTAACACATCCCAAACACCATGTGCCGAAAACCTATATGGCAATAGTGAAAGGGGTGCCTCACGGAGATGACTTGGACAAACTTAGAGCAGGAATAAAGCTTGAAGATGGCATGACAGCGCCTGCAGAAGTGGAGTACAAGGATATCGATACCGCGAAAAATGAGGCAACGATCTCCATAACGATCTATGAAGGCCGCAATCGTCAAGTTCGTAGAATGTTCGAGGCAATTTCACATCCCGTTATTAAGCTGAAAAGAATCGCCTTTGGTGATCTTCTGTTGCATAATCTCAAAAGAGGATTATTCCGTCATTTAACAAAGGATGAAATTGAAGATTTATTAAAATTGGCTAAATCCCCCAAATCACCGAAAAAGTAA
- the ytfJ gene encoding GerW family sporulation protein codes for MEDHPIKGLMQTAMENLKSMVDVNTIVGDPVQTPDGSVILPISKVAFGFAAGGSDFNVDRKAKSSGSSSNEHQDSKRLPFGGGTGGGVSIRPIAFLVVGKDGVYILPLDSQTHIYEKLIDTVPYVMEKIQTICEKSGNKSNSNNKNANNSNTGTPGSAPIGNMSELTNL; via the coding sequence ATGGAAGACCATCCTATCAAAGGCTTAATGCAAACAGCCATGGAAAATCTGAAGAGCATGGTGGATGTCAATACAATTGTAGGTGATCCAGTTCAAACACCTGATGGCAGTGTGATTTTACCGATTAGTAAAGTGGCCTTTGGTTTTGCAGCTGGGGGTAGTGATTTTAATGTGGATAGGAAAGCAAAAAGTTCAGGATCTTCGTCAAATGAGCATCAAGACTCAAAAAGACTTCCATTTGGAGGTGGGACCGGTGGAGGTGTATCCATTCGACCAATCGCCTTTTTGGTAGTAGGTAAAGACGGAGTGTACATCCTACCTCTTGATAGTCAGACTCATATTTATGAGAAATTGATTGATACTGTGCCATATGTAATGGAGAAGATTCAGACCATATGTGAGAAGAGTGGCAATAAGAGCAATAGTAACAATAAGAATGCAAACAACTCAAATACAGGTACACCAGGATCAGCACCTATTGGGAATATGTCAGAATTGACCAATCTTTAA
- a CDS encoding spore maturation protein, with translation MLAFINLISSWAIPLIIAFIPLFAFTRKVPVYESFIDGAKEGFDTAVQIIPHLVGMMVAISVFRASGALDFFVGWTGSFLQLLGVPSEIIPLGILRPLTGTGSLAFATDLIREHGPDSMIGRMASTIQGSTDTTLYVLTVYMGAVGIRNGRYALKVGLFSDAVGFIAAIAVCLFFFG, from the coding sequence GTGCTTGCTTTTATTAATCTCATTTCTTCTTGGGCTATCCCTTTAATCATAGCATTTATCCCCTTATTCGCCTTTACACGTAAGGTGCCTGTATATGAATCATTTATAGACGGTGCCAAAGAGGGGTTCGATACAGCAGTCCAAATCATCCCTCATCTAGTAGGTATGATGGTAGCAATCAGTGTTTTTCGTGCATCGGGAGCTTTAGATTTCTTCGTTGGTTGGACAGGCTCATTTTTACAACTCCTAGGTGTTCCAAGTGAAATTATCCCCTTAGGTATTCTTCGACCTTTAACCGGAACAGGCTCACTTGCATTCGCAACAGATTTAATTCGAGAACATGGTCCCGATTCTATGATTGGAAGAATGGCTTCAACGATTCAAGGAAGTACGGATACAACTTTATATGTCCTAACTGTATATATGGGGGCAGTTGGTATTCGAAATGGACGGTATGCTCTTAAGGTTGGATTATTCTCAGATGCTGTTGGTTTTATTGCTGCTATTGCCGTCTGCCTTTTTTTCTTTGGATAA
- a CDS encoding D-alanyl-D-alanine carboxypeptidase family protein — protein sequence MNNVNKKMKYMISMALLIVVSLSAIMMNVVLAQKDLPSISTHAQAAALIDVSSGRLLYSHQGDEELRIASLTKIMTAIVAIEQGQFNKPVRVSKNAYAKEGSSIFLKLGEEMSLENMLYGLMMRSGNDAATAIAEHVGGSEEGFVFLMNAKAVELGLKHTHFMNPHGLDAEGHYSSANDLARLTAYAMHNPIFKEIVKTPVKKVPNPNESWDYKWDNKNKMLRFYEGADGVKTGYTKKAFRCLVSSATRNGQQLVTVTINDGDDWNDHRKMLDYGFANYPLVEFLKRGQKIDGYEIVVSQSFSYPVANGEQNEISNRLVLTDQRKSGEDLSFGLRGRIEVIHDGVIIGKVPVYTIGSVLPKKVESSKDVLLQKPSFSIQNSTWLQSLGHVFKKLLFED from the coding sequence ATGAATAACGTGAACAAGAAGATGAAATATATGATATCAATGGCACTTCTTATTGTAGTATCGCTAAGTGCAATTATGATGAATGTAGTATTAGCACAGAAGGATCTCCCATCCATAAGTACTCATGCACAGGCGGCTGCATTAATCGATGTGTCGTCGGGGAGGTTGTTATATTCTCACCAAGGTGATGAAGAGTTGCGAATTGCTAGTTTAACAAAAATCATGACAGCTATTGTAGCCATTGAACAGGGACAATTTAATAAACCAGTAAGAGTGAGTAAGAATGCATATGCCAAGGAAGGATCGTCCATATTCTTGAAGCTAGGTGAAGAAATGAGTCTGGAGAATATGCTGTATGGACTTATGATGCGTTCAGGTAATGATGCAGCAACAGCAATTGCAGAGCATGTCGGGGGTTCAGAAGAGGGATTTGTATTCTTGATGAATGCCAAAGCAGTTGAATTAGGATTGAAACATACTCATTTCATGAATCCGCATGGGTTAGATGCTGAAGGTCATTATTCTTCTGCCAATGATCTTGCACGATTAACTGCCTATGCTATGCATAATCCTATTTTCAAAGAAATTGTAAAGACGCCAGTAAAAAAAGTACCTAATCCCAATGAATCATGGGACTACAAATGGGATAATAAGAATAAAATGTTACGTTTCTATGAAGGTGCAGATGGCGTAAAAACAGGTTATACCAAAAAGGCATTTCGTTGCTTGGTTAGTTCTGCTACGCGTAATGGACAACAACTGGTAACAGTAACGATTAATGATGGAGATGACTGGAACGATCATCGTAAGATGCTTGATTACGGGTTTGCTAACTATCCACTTGTTGAGTTCCTGAAGAGGGGACAGAAGATTGATGGTTATGAGATTGTCGTTAGTCAATCTTTCTCATATCCAGTTGCAAATGGCGAGCAAAATGAAATATCCAATAGACTAGTCTTAACAGATCAAAGAAAATCTGGAGAAGATCTTTCTTTTGGCCTGAGAGGCAGGATTGAAGTAATACATGATGGAGTTATTATTGGGAAAGTTCCAGTATATACGATAGGAAGTGTTCTTCCCAAAAAGGTTGAGTCTTCTAAAGATGTTTTGTTACAAAAACCTTCATTTTCAATACAAAATAGTACTTGGTTACAATCATTAGGTCATGTGTTCAAAAAATTGTTGTTCGAAGATTAG
- a CDS encoding DUF2953 domain-containing protein: MRIFLIIVIVLLLLIVAILLSKIKVNLWVRKNGKDDEIVVRIRMIFGLVRLHYELPMMKFKEKDKGIFVEVDKTNNVGHNKEKHNETLVDKQKIDNWLDQFLRVLEATHSFNLWLKRTLSRLTVTKLEWSTNFCAGDAAYTAVSTGMVWSTKTFIVGWLSHYVKMKDHPRLFVVPEYDDYPHFSSEMSCIVKFSCGYAIYAGLVLIVRVLKVKGGVKRWKTILSKA; the protein is encoded by the coding sequence GTGAGGATCTTTTTGATCATTGTGATTGTATTATTATTGCTTATTGTCGCGATTCTTTTATCGAAGATAAAAGTGAATCTTTGGGTTAGAAAGAATGGGAAAGATGACGAAATAGTAGTTCGTATTAGGATGATATTTGGTCTAGTACGTCTACACTATGAACTTCCAATGATGAAGTTTAAGGAAAAGGATAAAGGCATTTTCGTAGAAGTGGATAAGACAAATAACGTGGGTCACAATAAAGAAAAGCACAATGAAACATTAGTGGATAAGCAAAAAATAGATAATTGGTTAGATCAGTTTTTACGGGTATTAGAAGCGACACATTCATTTAATTTATGGTTGAAAAGGACATTATCTCGCTTAACGGTTACAAAGTTAGAATGGTCAACAAATTTCTGTGCTGGGGATGCTGCATATACCGCAGTGTCAACGGGAATGGTATGGAGTACTAAGACATTCATTGTGGGCTGGCTTTCACATTATGTAAAGATGAAGGACCATCCGCGGTTATTTGTCGTACCTGAATACGATGATTATCCGCATTTTTCCAGTGAAATGTCTTGTATAGTAAAATTCTCATGCGGATACGCTATATACGCAGGCTTGGTTCTTATTGTACGCGTGCTGAAAGTGAAAGGAGGAGTTAAGAGATGGAAGACCATCCTATCAAAGGCTTAA
- a CDS encoding redoxin domain-containing protein encodes MGKSRKKVQIIVLLLVFILGGYAIISNVYGSGGKPEVGSKTPSFNLLGLDGSVHNLDEYKGKSMVINFWGTWCEPCVKEMPALQVQSEKWEDKDVVVIGINVGEDVMSVENFVKQANLDFPILLDPNRDAVRSYGISPLPTTLFVSADGKIRNIHLGGLDLGTLDNEIEQLVSIP; translated from the coding sequence ATGGGCAAATCCAGAAAAAAAGTCCAGATTATTGTATTACTGCTGGTATTTATTCTCGGTGGTTATGCTATTATCTCTAACGTGTATGGTTCAGGAGGGAAGCCTGAGGTTGGTAGTAAGACACCCTCCTTTAATCTTCTAGGGTTGGATGGAAGTGTTCATAACCTTGATGAATATAAAGGGAAATCCATGGTAATAAATTTCTGGGGCACATGGTGTGAACCATGTGTTAAAGAGATGCCCGCACTTCAAGTACAATCGGAGAAGTGGGAAGATAAAGATGTCGTTGTGATTGGGATCAATGTAGGGGAAGATGTGATGTCTGTTGAGAATTTTGTGAAGCAGGCGAATTTGGATTTCCCTATTCTATTGGATCCTAATAGAGATGCCGTGAGAAGTTATGGTATCTCACCGTTACCGACAACGCTATTCGTATCAGCCGATGGGAAAATAAGGAATATCCATTTAGGTGGACTAGATCTGGGTACTCTTGATAACGAAATTGAACAGTTGGTGAGTATACCATGA